The DNA region ACTTCATCGTGTGCACCGCGCTCGCGATCCCCGGCATGCTGCTGCTGTTCAAGATCGCGCCGTGGAACGGCGTCGCGCGCAACGGCGAGGCGAGCCGTGCGCAATGACCGCCTGCTTCGCGCCGCACGCGTCGCCGCCGCACTGAGCGTCGGCGTCGCGGCGCTCGGCGCGGCGGCAAGCACGCATCCGACCGACGCCGGGGCAGCCGCGGCCGGCTCCGCGGCGGCTGCGCCGTCCACGCCGGCGACCACCGTCGCGCCGTCTGCCGCCGAAGCCGCGCAGCCGAGCGGCGGGGCCGTGCCGTCGAAAGCCTATGCGCCGACGTCGCAGCAGGTCCGCTACGGCGACGCGATCGCGTTCCGCACGCTGATCCCGTCGCCGCTGCTCGAACAGCTGACCGCGAGCGAATACGCGCAGATCGTGCAAACGGCCGCCGACAGCGACCGCCTGCTGCCCGCGAATCAGCCGCGCGTGAAACGCCTGCGCGCGATCGTCATGAAGCTGGCGCCGTATTCGGTGAAGTGGAACGATCGCGTGAAGAGCTGGGCGTGGGACGTCAATGCGATCCGCTCGCGCGACATCCGCGTCACGTGCCTGCCGGGCGGCAAGGTGCTCGTGTACGGCGGGATGCTCGATCGCGTCCGCCTGAACGACGACGAACTCGGCGTGCTGCTTGCGCACGGCATCGCCCATGCGCTGCGCGAACACGCACGCAGCAATCTCGGCACGGCGTCGCAAACGTCGCTGCGCGCGGCCGCGCTGCCGCCGCTGTTCGGCGTCGGCGATCCGCTGCCGCAGGCGCTGAACCTCGGCGCACGTCTGCAGACGCTGCGCTACGACCCGACCGACGAGACCGAAGCCGACGTGATCGGCGGCGACATCGCCGCCCGCGCGGGCTTCGATCCGCGCGCGGCGATCACGCTGTGGGACAAGCTCGCGGCGGCCACCCGCGCGAACAAGACGTCGGGATTCATCTACACGCATCCGTACGGCGCGACGCGGCGGCAGGATCTGCTGAACCGGCTGCAGGACCTGATGCCGCTGTATGCGAAGGCGACGGGCAAGCGCGTCGACACGCTGCCCGACTATGCGGGCATCAGCGCGCAGCGACGCAAGGTCGCGCGGCGCTGAGCATCGCCGCAGGCCGCGGCTTTCCGTCGGGCATCGCCAGCGTGTGACGCGGCGCTACGCGCCGACGCCCGATTCGACCGGCCGGCTGCCGCTCTCGCGCATCCAGCGCACTTCGTCACCGGGACTGCGGCCGAACAGCCGCTTGAATTCGCGGCTGAACTGCGACGCGCTCGCATAGCCGACCCGCGCGGCGGCGGCACCCGCGCCGACGCCGTCCTGCACCATCATCAAGCGCGCCTGGTGCAGGCGCGCGGCCTTCACATACTGCATCGGCGACGTCGCCGTCACGTGCTTGAACTGCGCGTGGAACACGGCGAGGCTCATCCCGGCCTCGCGCGCGAGCGTCTCGACATCGAGATCGGCCTTCAGGTCCGCATGGATGCGCCGCAGCGCCTTCGCGACGCGGCCGAAATGATGCTGCTGGGCGAGCGCCGCGCGAATCGCGTCGCCCTGCGCGCCCGTCAGCACGCGGTATGCGATCTCGCGCATGATCGCCGGCCCGAGCACGCAGGTGTCGTGCGGCGACGCGAGCGCTTCGAGGAGCCGCACCACCGCGTCGGCGAGCGGCGCATCGAGCGGCGTCGAATAGACGCCGTGCGGCTCGCTGACCGCCGCGCCAAGCGTCTCGTCGAGCAGGATCGCGAGCTCGGCGATCACCGCGAGATCGACGCGGATCGAGATCGCGAGAAACGGCTCGTCCGGGCTCGCGAAGGTTTCGCATTCGAACGGCAGCGGCACCGACAGCACGAGATACTGCTGCGCGTCGTAGACGAACGAGCGGTCGCCGAGATAGCCGAGCTTGCGGCCCTGGCACACGACGATGATGCTCGGCTCGTACAGCACCGGCATGCGCGGCACGGGGCGGCTCACGCGGAAGAAGCGCACGCCGTCGAGCGCCGCCAGCGTATCGCCCTCGTTCGGCGCGAGGCTCGAATGCAGCTCGATCATGCGGCGCCGCACACGGTCGCCCATATCGTCGAAAAGGGGCTGGAAGCTCATCGCGTCGTCCTGTCCGGCAAGAGAATCTGGCTTGCAATGTAGCACTTTGAAAGCGTTTTGACGGCTGTTGGCGTGCAATTCGAGAGGAATGGGCAAATCTTCCAGACCTTCGTGTATTTCGCCGCGGCGGCTCGCTCCGTACGATGGGCACCTGTCTCGCCGCGTCGCCACATGGCGCGGCGGCAGTCTGTTTCGCCGGATGTTTTCCCGGACAAGGAGCCCCCTGCATGAGCACAACCTACGCTTACGCGGCGACCGATGCGCAATCGCCGCTCGCCCCGTTCGAATTCCAGCGCCGCGCGCTGCGCGACCTCGACGTCCAGATCGAGGTGCTGTACTGCGGCGTCTGCCACTCGGACCTGCACCAGGCCCGCAACGAATGGCGCAACACGATCTATCCGGTCGTGCCGGGCCATGAAATCGTCGGCCGCGTGACCGCAACCGGCCCGCAGGTGTCGCGTTTCAAGGTCGGCGAGCTGGTCGGCGTCGGCTGTCTCGTCGATTCGTGCCGCACCTGCCCGAGCTGCGCGGAAGGTCTCGAACAGTATTGCGAGAACGGCTTCGTCGGCACCTACAACGGCCAGGACCGCGTGACGGGCGACATCACGTACGGCGGCTATTCGACCCAGCTCGTCGTCGACGAGGCGTTCGTGCTGCGCGTGCCCGAGACGCTGGACCCGGCCGGCGCCGCGCCGCTGCTGTGCGCGGGGATCACGACCTACTCGCCGCTGCGCCAGTGGAACGTCGGGCCCGGCAAGAAGGTCGGGATCGTCGGCCTCGGCGGGCTCGGCCACATGGGCGTGAAGCTCGCGCGCGCGATGGGCGCGCACGTCGTGCTGTTCACGACCTCGCCGTCGAAGATCGAGGACGGCAAGCGGCTCGGCGCGCACGAAGTGGTGATTTCGAAGGACGAAGCTCAGATGAACGCGCACCTGAACAGCTTCGACTTCATCCTGAACACGGTGGCCGCGCAGCACGACCTGAATCCGTTCCTGCACCTGCTGAAGCGCGACGGCACGATGACGCTCGTCGGCGCGCCGGAGCACGACCATCCGTCGCCGCAGGTGTTCAACCTGATCTTCAAGCGCCGCCGCCTCGCGGGCTCGCTGATCGGCGGGATCGCGGAAACGCAGGAAATGCTCGATTTCTGCGCGGAGCACGGGATCACGTCGGACATCGAAACGATCCCGATGCAGCAGATCAATGCCGCTTACGAGCGCATGCTCAAGAGCGACGTGAAGTATCGGTTCGTGGTGGACATGGCGTCGCTCAAGCAGTAACGCAGCAAGCGCTACCCCAAGCGAAACGGGCCGCATGTTCGACATGCGGCCCGTTTTGCATCTGGCTACCGGTCGGCCCGGCCGCTACGCGCATCGCATCGCGTAGCGCCGCCGATCACTTCTTGTAGTCGTAATCGACCGTCAGCGGCGCGTGATCGCTGAACTTGATGTCCTTGAAGATCGACGTGCGCTTCGCGGTGCCGGCCACGCCCGGCGTCGCGATCTGGTAATCGATCCGCCACCCGACGTTCTTCGCGTAAGCCTGGCCACGGTTGCTCCACCACGTGTACTGCTCGGGGCGCGGGTCGAGCGTGCGGAATACGTCGACATAGCCGACATCGTCGAACAGCTGCGTGAGCCATGCGCGTTCTTCCGGCAGGCAGCCCGAGTTCTTCTGGTTGCTCTTCCAGTTCTTGATGTCGATTTCCTTGTGGACGATGTTCACGTCGCCGCACAGGATCACCTCGCGCTTGCTCTTCAGCTCGGCGAGATGCGGCATGAACTCGTCCATGAAGCGGTACTTCGCCTGCTGACGCTCTTCGCCGCTCGAGCCGGACGGCACGTACACGGACACGACCGACAGCTTGCCGTAGCGCGCCTCGACGTAGCGTCCCTCGGGATCGAATTCGCTGCTGCCGAAGCCGATGATCACGTCATCGGGCTCGTGGCGGCTGTACATGCCCGCGCCACTGTAGCCCTTCTTCTCGGCGTGGTGGAAATAGCTCCGCAAGCCATGCGGCTCGACGAAGTCGGCCGGCAGGTCGTCGGCCGATACCTTGATTTCCTGCACGCACACGCAGTCGGCATTCTGTTCGCCGAGCCATTCAAAAAAGCCCTTCTTCGCGGCGGAGCGGATGCCGTTCAGGTTGGCGGTAATCACTCGCATCATGTCGGGTTCCGTTGTTCAGTTCAGTTCGATGTGTTTGACAGGATCGCAGCCTAGCGGATCTTCACGCCTTCGAGCTCCGGCTTCGGCGGCGGGAATTCGAGCTTCATGTCGGTCATCGTGCGCAGCAGCAGCTCGGCGATCATCACGTTGCGATGGGTTTTCGAGTTCGCCGGGATCACGTACCACGGCGCATGCTCGGCCGAGGTTGCGGCGAGCGCATCGCGGTACGCCGACTGGTATGCATCCCAGTGCTTGCGCGCGTCGAGATCGGCGATGTCGAACTTCCAGTGCTTCGTCGGATCGTCAATGCGCGCCTGCAACCGCTCGCGCTGCTCGTCCTTCGAGATGTGCAGGAAGCACTTGACGATCGTCGTGCCGTTCTCCGCGAGCATCGTCTCGAAATCGCGGATCTGCCGGTAGCGGCGCTCGCATTCCTTGTCGCTGATGAGCTCCAGCACGCGCGGCACGAGGACGTCCTCGTAGTGGCTGCGGTTGAAGATCGCGAGTTCGCCCGCGGCCGGCGCCTGCGCGTGCACGCGCCACAGGAAGTCGTGCGCGGCCTCGATCGGCGTCGGTGCCTTGAACGGCACGATGCGCAGGCCGAGCGGATCGACGTCGCGAAACACCGCGCGCACGGTGCCGTCCTTGCCACTGGTGTCCATCCCCTGCAGCACGAGCAGCACGCGCTTCTTCTGCTGCGTGTGCAGGCGCTCCTGCTGCACGTCGAGCTCCGTCGACACGGCGCTGAGCCGTTCGCGGTCGGCATCCTTCGAGCCCGACGAGAACGGCTTCGCGGCCGGATCGAACGCATCGAGCCTGAATGCGGCAACTTCCTTGTCACGCGTGCTGTACGGCACGCGGAAATCGTCGAGCGACGGTTGTTTCGCCATTCGTTCCTCCGTTGGACGGTGCGATGCACACGCGCACACGATAACGCATGCACCAAAGCGACGGGCCGCCCCGAACAGGTTCGGCGGCGGCCCGTCGTCAGGCGCGGTTCAGGCGCGCGGCCATGTTCAGCCGAGCTTCTTCTTCAGCAGTTCGTTGACCTGCTGCGGATTGGCCTTGCCCTTGGTCGCCTTCATCGCCTGGCCGATCAGCGCGTTGAACGCCTTTTCCTTGCCCGCGCGGAATTCCTCGACCGACTTCGCGTTCGCGGCGAGCACCTCGTCGATGATCGCTTCCAGCGCGCCGGTGTCGGAGATCTGCTTCAGGCCCTTCGCGTCGATGATGCGGTCGGCCGCGGCTTCGTCGGTCGCCTTCTCGTCCCAGATCGCCGAGAAGATTTCCTTCGCGATCTTGTTCGAGATCGTGCCGTCGGCGATGCGCTGCAGCACCAGCGCGAGCTGCGCTGCCGACACCGGAATCGCGTCGATCTCGATGCCGTCGCGGTTCAGCTGCGACGACACGTCGCCCATCAGCCAGTTCGCGGCGATCTTCGCGTTCGCGGCGCCGGCCTTCGCGACCACGGCCTCGAAGTACGCGGCCATCGCCTTGCTCGACGTCAGCACGCCGGCGTCGTACGCGGACACGCCATATTGCTCGACGAAGCGCTGCTGGATCGCCGCCGGCAGTTCGGGCATCCCGGCCTGCACGCGCTCGATCCAGTCCTGGCCGATCACGAGCGGCATCAGGTCGGGGTCGGGGAAGTAGCGGTAGTCGTGCGCGTCTTCCTTGCTGCGCATCGAACGCGTCTCGCGCTTGTCCGGATCGTAGAGGCGCGTTTCCTGCACGACTTCGCCGCCGTCCTCGATCAGCTCGATCTGGCGACGCACTTCGTAGTTGATCGCTTCTTCAAGGAACCGGAACGAGTTCAGGTTCTTGATTTCCGCGCGCGTGCCGAACTTTTCCTGGCCGACCGGCCGCACCGACACGTTCGCGTCGCAGCGGAACGAGCCTTCCTGCATATTGCCGTCGCAGATGCCGAGCCACACGACGAGCGCGTGCAGCGACTTCGCGTAGGCCACGGCCTCGGCCGCGCTGCGCATTTCCGGCTCGGTGACGATCTCGAGCAGCGGCGTGCCCGCGCGGTTCAGGTCGATCCCGGTCATCCCGGCGAAGTCTTCATGCAGCGACTTGCCCGCATCTTCCTCGAGGTGCGCGCGGGTCAGGTTGACCGTCTTCTCGTACGCCGGCTTGCCGGCCTTTTCGTTGGCCGGCACCTGGATCGTGATCTGGCCGCCCTGCACGACGGGAATCTCGTACTGGCTGATCTGATAGCCCTTCGGCAGATCGGGGTAGAAATAATTCTTGCGCGCGAAGATGCTGCGCGGCGCGATGGTCGAGCCGATCGCGAGGCCGAAGCGGATCGCCCGCTCGACCGCGCCGCGGTTCAGCACCGGCAGCACGCCCGGCAGCGCCAGGTCCACCGGGCATGCCTGCGTGTTCGGCTCGGCGCCGAACTGCGTCGGTGCGCCGGAGAAAATCTTCGAGACGGTCGACAGTTGCGCGTGCGTCTCGAGACCGATGACGACTTCCCATTGAGTAGCCATATGCTTACACCCCTGCCGGAACTTGCTTGTGCCAGTCGGTCGCGCGCTGGAACGCGTCGGCGACCTGCAGCATCCGGGCTTCGTTGAAATAGTTGCCGATGATCTGCAGACCGACCGGGCGCTTCGCGTTCGCGCTCGCACCGAAGCCGCACGGCACGCTCATGCCGGGCAGGCCGGCGAGGCTCACCGACAGCGTGTAGATATCCGCGAGATACATCTGCACCGGATCGTCGCCCTTCGAGCCGAGATCCCATGCGACCGTCGGCGAGGCCGGGCCCATGATCACGTCGCAGGACTTGAACGCTTCCTGGAAATCCTGCGCGATGATGCGGCGGATCTTCTGCGCCTGCAGGTAGTACGCATCGTAGTAGCCGTGCGACAGCACGTAGGCGCCGACGAGAATCCGGCGCTTCACCTCGGGGCCGAAGCCTTCGGCGCGCGACTTCTTGTACATGTCGAGCAGGTCGCCGTACTGCGCTGCGCGGTGGCCGAAGCGCACGCCGTCGAAACGCGACAGGTTCGACGACGCCTCGGCCGGCGCGATCACGTAGTACACGGGGATCGACAATTCGGTTTTCGGCAGCGACACGGGCACGAGCGTCGCGCCGAGCGCCTCGTACTGCTTGAGCGCCGCGTCGATCGACGCACGCACGTCGTCGGCGAGGCCGTCACCGAAATACTCGTTCGGCAAACCGATGCGCAGCCCGGCAAGCGGCTTGCCCGCATCGTTGCCGGCCGCCCACGGCTGGCCGAGGTGGCGCGTGAAATCCTCGTCCTCACGCTCG from Burkholderia ambifaria AMMD includes:
- a CDS encoding NAD(P)-dependent alcohol dehydrogenase, whose product is MSTTYAYAATDAQSPLAPFEFQRRALRDLDVQIEVLYCGVCHSDLHQARNEWRNTIYPVVPGHEIVGRVTATGPQVSRFKVGELVGVGCLVDSCRTCPSCAEGLEQYCENGFVGTYNGQDRVTGDITYGGYSTQLVVDEAFVLRVPETLDPAGAAPLLCAGITTYSPLRQWNVGPGKKVGIVGLGGLGHMGVKLARAMGAHVVLFTTSPSKIEDGKRLGAHEVVISKDEAQMNAHLNSFDFILNTVAAQHDLNPFLHLLKRDGTMTLVGAPEHDHPSPQVFNLIFKRRRLAGSLIGGIAETQEMLDFCAEHGITSDIETIPMQQINAAYERMLKSDVKYRFVVDMASLKQ
- a CDS encoding AraC family transcriptional regulator, with amino-acid sequence MSFQPLFDDMGDRVRRRMIELHSSLAPNEGDTLAALDGVRFFRVSRPVPRMPVLYEPSIIVVCQGRKLGYLGDRSFVYDAQQYLVLSVPLPFECETFASPDEPFLAISIRVDLAVIAELAILLDETLGAAVSEPHGVYSTPLDAPLADAVVRLLEALASPHDTCVLGPAIMREIAYRVLTGAQGDAIRAALAQQHHFGRVAKALRRIHADLKADLDVETLAREAGMSLAVFHAQFKHVTATSPMQYVKAARLHQARLMMVQDGVGAGAAAARVGYASASQFSREFKRLFGRSPGDEVRWMRESGSRPVESGVGA
- a CDS encoding M48 family metallopeptidase, with the translated sequence MRNDRLLRAARVAAALSVGVAALGAAASTHPTDAGAAAAGSAAAAPSTPATTVAPSAAEAAQPSGGAVPSKAYAPTSQQVRYGDAIAFRTLIPSPLLEQLTASEYAQIVQTAADSDRLLPANQPRVKRLRAIVMKLAPYSVKWNDRVKSWAWDVNAIRSRDIRVTCLPGGKVLVYGGMLDRVRLNDDELGVLLAHGIAHALREHARSNLGTASQTSLRAAALPPLFGVGDPLPQALNLGARLQTLRYDPTDETEADVIGGDIAARAGFDPRAAITLWDKLAAATRANKTSGFIYTHPYGATRRQDLLNRLQDLMPLYAKATGKRVDTLPDYAGISAQRRKVARR
- a CDS encoding exodeoxyribonuclease III; amino-acid sequence: MMRVITANLNGIRSAAKKGFFEWLGEQNADCVCVQEIKVSADDLPADFVEPHGLRSYFHHAEKKGYSGAGMYSRHEPDDVIIGFGSSEFDPEGRYVEARYGKLSVVSVYVPSGSSGEERQQAKYRFMDEFMPHLAELKSKREVILCGDVNIVHKEIDIKNWKSNQKNSGCLPEERAWLTQLFDDVGYVDVFRTLDPRPEQYTWWSNRGQAYAKNVGWRIDYQIATPGVAGTAKRTSIFKDIKFSDHAPLTVDYDYKK
- the gatB gene encoding Asp-tRNA(Asn)/Glu-tRNA(Gln) amidotransferase subunit GatB, which encodes MATQWEVVIGLETHAQLSTVSKIFSGAPTQFGAEPNTQACPVDLALPGVLPVLNRGAVERAIRFGLAIGSTIAPRSIFARKNYFYPDLPKGYQISQYEIPVVQGGQITIQVPANEKAGKPAYEKTVNLTRAHLEEDAGKSLHEDFAGMTGIDLNRAGTPLLEIVTEPEMRSAAEAVAYAKSLHALVVWLGICDGNMQEGSFRCDANVSVRPVGQEKFGTRAEIKNLNSFRFLEEAINYEVRRQIELIEDGGEVVQETRLYDPDKRETRSMRSKEDAHDYRYFPDPDLMPLVIGQDWIERVQAGMPELPAAIQQRFVEQYGVSAYDAGVLTSSKAMAAYFEAVVAKAGAANAKIAANWLMGDVSSQLNRDGIEIDAIPVSAAQLALVLQRIADGTISNKIAKEIFSAIWDEKATDEAAADRIIDAKGLKQISDTGALEAIIDEVLAANAKSVEEFRAGKEKAFNALIGQAMKATKGKANPQQVNELLKKKLG
- the gatA gene encoding Asp-tRNA(Asn)/Glu-tRNA(Gln) amidotransferase subunit GatA, giving the protein MHAKSLTELRAALAAKECSAVELAQLYLKRIDAARDLNAFVHVDADLTLAQAKAADAELARGAGGALTGLPIAHKDVFVTRGWRSTAGSKMLANYESPFDATVVARLQAAGMVTLGKTNMDEFAMGSSNENSAFGAVKNPWDTNAVPGGSSGGSSAAVAARLAPAATGTDTGGSIRQPASFAGVTGIKPTYGRVSRYGMIAFASSLDQGGPMAQSASDCALLLNAMSGFDERDSTSLEREDEDFTRHLGQPWAAGNDAGKPLAGLRIGLPNEYFGDGLADDVRASIDAALKQYEALGATLVPVSLPKTELSIPVYYVIAPAEASSNLSRFDGVRFGHRAAQYGDLLDMYKKSRAEGFGPEVKRRILVGAYVLSHGYYDAYYLQAQKIRRIIAQDFQEAFKSCDVIMGPASPTVAWDLGSKGDDPVQMYLADIYTLSVSLAGLPGMSVPCGFGASANAKRPVGLQIIGNYFNEARMLQVADAFQRATDWHKQVPAGV
- a CDS encoding polyphosphate kinase 2 family protein, with translation MAKQPSLDDFRVPYSTRDKEVAAFRLDAFDPAAKPFSSGSKDADRERLSAVSTELDVQQERLHTQQKKRVLLVLQGMDTSGKDGTVRAVFRDVDPLGLRIVPFKAPTPIEAAHDFLWRVHAQAPAAGELAIFNRSHYEDVLVPRVLELISDKECERRYRQIRDFETMLAENGTTIVKCFLHISKDEQRERLQARIDDPTKHWKFDIADLDARKHWDAYQSAYRDALAATSAEHAPWYVIPANSKTHRNVMIAELLLRTMTDMKLEFPPPKPELEGVKIR